One Candidatus Dormiibacterota bacterium DNA segment encodes these proteins:
- the nusG gene encoding transcription termination/antitermination protein NusG, with protein MAKLWYIVHTYSGYENKVRESLKQRTEALGMDNDIGEILIPTEDVVEMRDGAKVISKKKFFPGYVLINMEMNDATWHVVKNTPKVTGFVGSGLKPTPLTQEEVDRIINQVSVAAEKPKPKFHFQRGDQVRIVDGPFSNFSGIVDEVNQDRATLKVMVTIFGRSTPVELDFLKVEKL; from the coding sequence AGAACAAGGTCCGCGAGAGCCTCAAGCAGCGCACGGAGGCGCTCGGGATGGACAACGACATCGGCGAGATCCTCATCCCGACCGAGGATGTCGTCGAGATGCGGGACGGCGCGAAGGTCATCTCCAAGAAGAAGTTCTTTCCGGGATACGTGCTGATCAACATGGAGATGAACGACGCCACCTGGCACGTCGTGAAGAACACTCCCAAGGTGACCGGCTTCGTCGGCTCGGGGCTGAAGCCGACGCCGCTCACGCAGGAGGAAGTGGACCGCATCATCAACCAGGTCTCGGTGGCGGCGGAGAAGCCGAAGCCGAAGTTCCACTTCCAGAGGGGCGACCAGGTCCGCATCGTGGACGGGCCGTTCTCCAACTTTTCCGGGATCGTGGACGAGGTCAATCAGGACCGCGCCACGCTGAAGGTGATGGTGACCATTTTCGGGCGGTCGACGCCCGTCGAGCTCGACTTCCTGAAGGTCGAGAAGCTCTAA